The Daucus carota subsp. sativus chromosome 2, DH1 v3.0, whole genome shotgun sequence genome includes a window with the following:
- the LOC108207918 gene encoding vacuolar protein sorting-associated protein 51 homolog isoform X1, translated as MEGDEAPLDDKAKRMRDLLSSFYAIDSSSSHSTATLNHHALPFNASARYATLDTINTASFDADRYMNLLVQKSNLDALLQRHFEMAAEIKNLDTDLQMLVYENYNKFISATESIKRMKGNIVGMEANMEQLLEKILCVQSRSDGVNTSLHGKRDHIEKMHRTRNLLRKVQFIYDLPTRLGKCIKAEAYADAVRLYTGAMPIFKAYGDSSFKDCKRASEQEVSVIIKTLQRKVLADSESVQARAEAVMLLNQLNFPVDNLKDKVLKKLEQVLGDMNLESGEVAQLLDNFDESSKKEIVPELSPENSQTVSTREFVEAARAYKVIFPDSREQLIRLMKDLIMKHFEVTQRHIDQQISSTDLLEMLRSIWNNVLVMDEILPEAAFPELSLKGARVAVEHFVTISFSRLLLNITDPLTKLQRRQEGLGEEYSFQGVLEASKKSVIQDSMSVLLDFRQLLEENLGLLLNLNKLIIEWVHRGFQDLFKKLDDQFRSLSGLNTLAGGVTEGSQSEKVLPGIVLVMSELSIFIEQIAIPRITEEMAVSFSESGARGYNSGPVFVSEEICHTFHSASEKFLHLYIKMRMKKISAILRKRFTAPNWLKHKEPREVHMFVDILLQELKVIGNNVKQILPQGPHVKHRHTDSNGSGSSSLSNSFNNDKLSKFNMHRTRNQLLETHLINLFKQKLKIFTKVEHTQESVYSTIVKLCLKSLHELVRLQTFNRSGFQQIQLDMQFLRSMLKETAEDEAAVNFLLDEVIVAAGTRCLDPILLDSPVLDKLIQTKLAKNSEEIQVSP; from the exons ATGGAGGGAGACGAGGCGCCATTGGACGACAAGGCCAAAAGAATGAGAGATCTTTTATCCAGTTTCTACGCTATTGATTCTTCTTCCTCTCATTCCACTGCAACTCTTAATCACCATGCACTTCCTTTTAACGCATCCGCCAGATACGCAACTCTCGATACCATCAACACCGCCTCTTTCGATGCCGATCGATACATGAATCTTCTC GTGCAAAAGTCAAATTTGGACGCGTTGCTTCAGCGACATTTTGAAATGGCTGCTGAGATAAAGAATCTTGACACTGACTTGCAAATGCTGGTTTAtgaaaattataacaaattCATC aGTGCTACAGAATCAATTAAAAG AATGAAAGGCAATATTGTTGGCATGGAAGCTAACATGGAGCAGCTCTTAGAAAAG ATATTATGTGTGCAATCTAGAAGTGATGGGGTGAATACTTCGCTTCACGGAAAGAGAGATCATATAGAGAAAATGCATCGTACCCGCAATCTTCTGCGTAAAGTTCAG TTCATATATGATCTACCAACCAGACTTGGCAAGTGTATCAAAGCTGAAGCCTATGCAGATGCAGTGAGGTTGTATACTGGAGCCATGCCAATTTTCAAG GCATACGGGGACTCATCATTCAAAGACTGTAAGAGAGCTTCTGAACAAGAAGTATCTGTAATTATAAAAACCTTGCAG AGGAAGGTTTTAGCCGATTCTGAGTCCGTACAGGCAAGAGCTGAAGCTGTAATGCTTTTAAATCAGTTAAATTTCCCG GTTGACAATTTGAAAGACAAAGTACTTAAAAAGTTGGAACAAGTCCTTGGGGATATGAATCTTGAGTCCGGAGAAGTAGCTCAACTCCTGGATAATTTTGATGAATCCTCTAAAAAAGAAATCGTTCCCGAATTAAGTCCTGAGAATTCTCAAACG GTATCTACTCGTGAGTTTGTGGAAGCTGCCCGTGCTTATAAAGTAATATTTCCTGATTCGAGAGAGCAACTAATCAGGCTTATGAAGGATTTAATAATGAA GCACTTTGAAGTCACCCAAAGACACATTGACCAACAAATTTCTTCGACAGATCTTTTAGAAATGCTGC GTAGTATCTGGAATAATGTGCTCGTGATGGATGAAATTTTGCCCGAGGCTGCTTTTCCGGAGTTATCTTTAAAG GGTGCCCGTGTTGCTGTCGAGCACTTCGTTACTATTTCATTTTCTCGTCTTCTACTTAATATTACTG ATCCTCTTACGAAACTCCAAAGGAGGCAGGAGGGTCTAGGAGAGGAATACTCTTTTCAGGGTGTTCTAGAGGCCAGTAAAAAATCTGTAATCCAGGACAGTATGAGTGTCTTACTG gaCTTCCGTCAGCTTCTTGAAGAAAATCTGGGCCTGCTTctgaatttaaataaattgattATTGAATGGGTACATCGAGGATTTCAAGACTTGTTCAAAAAACTTGATGATCAGTTCCGATCACTTTCAGGACTAAACACCTTGGCTGGAGGAGTTACAGAGGGTTCACAGAGTGAAAAAGTGCTTCCTGGGATTGTTCTAGTGATGTCTGAACTCTCAATTTTTATTGAACAAATTGCTATACCAAGAATTACAGAG GAGATGGCAGTTTCTTTTTCTGAAAGTGGCGCAAGAGGATATAATTCTGGACCTGTCTTTGTTTCTGAAGAAATTTGTCATACTTTCCATTCAGCGAGTGAAAAGTTCTTGCACCTT TATATAAAAATGAGGATGAAGAAAATATCAGCTATTTTGAGGAAGAGGTTTACAGCGCCAAATTGGTTAAAG CACAAAGAACCTCGAGAAGTTCATATGTTTGTAGATATTTTACTTCAAGAG TTGAAGGTAATCGGAAACAATGTCAAGCAGATTTTACCTCAAGGACCACACGTTAAGCACCGACATACAGACAGCAATGGGAGTGGCAGTTCATCACTGAGTAACTCATTTAATAATGATAAATTGAGCAAATTTAATATGCACAGGACCAGGAACCAGCTTCTGGAAACTCATCTGATAAATTTATTTAAGCAAAAGCTGAAAATATTCACTAAAGTTGAACATACACAG GAATCCGTATATTCAACTATTGTAAAACTTTGCTTGAAAAGTTTGCATGAGTTGGTCAGGCTCCAGACATTTAACAGGAGCGGTTTTCAGCAAATTCAATTGGATATGCAGTTCTTAAGGTCTATGTTAAAGGAAACTGCTGAAGATGAAGCTGCTGTCAATTTCCTGCTTGACGAG GTAATCGTCGCTGCAGGGACACGTTGTCTTGATCCAATTCTTTTGGATTCTCCAGTTTTGGACAAACTGATACAAACAAAGTTGGCCAAGAATTCGGAAGAAATTCAAGTTTCGCCTTAG
- the LOC108206058 gene encoding bZIP transcription factor 53, which translates to MASPQTQISSGSDGDLRYAKFDERKRKRMISNRESARRSRMKKQQRVDELFGEVNQLQNQNKVVMHKINEATDKFVAVATENNVLRAQMSELADRLYALNSVLSIVEEVSGLAMDIPQIPDTLMEPWQIPDALMEPWQQPIMASVDMFNC; encoded by the coding sequence ATGGCGTCTCCACAAACGCAAATTAGTTCAGGATCTGATGGAGATCTTCGATATGCGAAGTTTGatgagaggaagaggaagaggatgaTATCCAACAGGGAATCGGCGAGGAGGTCGAGGATGAAGAAGCAGCAGCGTGTCGATGAGTTGTTTGGTGAAGTCAACCAGCTGCAGAACCAGAACAAGGTTGTTATGCACAAGATTAATGAAGCTACGGATAAGTTTGTTGCTGTTGCCACAGAGAATAATGTTTTGAGAGCTCAGATGTCGGAGTTGGCTGATAGGTTGTACGCGCTCAACTCGGTTTTGAGTATTGTGGAGGAGGTGAGCGGTCTTGCGATGGATATTCCTCAGATACCGGATACGTTGATGGAGCCGTGGCAGATACCGGATGCTTTGATGGAGCCGTGGCAGCAGCCAATTATGGCATCTGTGGATATGTTCAATTGTTGA
- the LOC108208064 gene encoding pentatricopeptide repeat-containing protein At5g24830 isoform X3, whose product MVSQLAKHERIETTVAKAKEFHRLADNMVQLGKEGTLCGARRAGAFVRGNDVIHKLFTELAYRYKDRAGGYTRMLRTRIRIGDAAPMAYIEENKLWAHLGVTGCNFGAYHSQHLAIIKALCLESKLGVALWLRNSMLQNFLVPDVLTHNYLVNGFCKSGDLETAKWIIIGMICRGPSPNCATYNTLMVGYCASNDLDKALDLPSTMNTCAIRPNRVTCNILVHALCNKGLLGEATKLLEQVQC is encoded by the exons ATGGTTTCACAGCTTGCTAAGCATGAGCGTATCGAAACTACTGTAGCTAAG GCAAAAGAATTTCATCGACTAGCTGACAATATGGTACAGCTCGGAAAGGAG GGCACTCTCTGTGGTGCAAGACGTGCTGGTGCTTTTGTTCGAGGGAATGATGTCATTCACAAGCTATTTACAGAGTTGGCTTATCGATACAA AGATAGAGCAGGTGGATACACAAGAATGCTTCGTACTAGAATACGAATTGGTGATGCTGCACCAATGGCCTATATAGA GGAAAACAAATTATGGGCGCACTTAGGAGTTACTGGCTGTAATTTTGGAGCATATCACTCTCAACATCTGGCTATTATTAAAGCTTTGTGTTTGGAAAGTAAGCTAGGAGTGGCCTTATGGCTTCGAAACAGTATGTTACAGAATTTTTTAGTTCCTGATGTGCTTACGCATAATTACCTTGTAAATGGGTTTTGCAAAAGTGGCGACTTAGAGACAGCGAAATGGATTATTATAGGTATGATATGCAGAGGTCCCTCTCCCAATTGTGCTACCTATAACACTCTAATGGTAGGTTATTGTGCCAGTAATGATTTGGATAAAGCTCTAGATCTTCCATCCACCATGAATACTTGTGCTATAAGACCAAATAGAGTTACTTGTAACATTCTTGTACATGCACTATGCAATAAAGGTTTACTTGGTGAGGCTACAAAactcttagagcaagtccaatgctag
- the LOC108207918 gene encoding vacuolar protein sorting-associated protein 51 homolog isoform X2 — protein MEGDEAPLDDKAKRMRDLLSSFYAIDSSSSHSTATLNHHALPFNASARYATLDTINTASFDADRYMNLLVQKSNLDALLQRHFEMAAEIKNLDTDLQMLVYENYNKFISATESIKRMKGNIVGMEANMEQLLEKILCVQSRSDGVNTSLHGKRDHIEKMHRTRNLLRKVQFIYDLPTRLGKCIKAEAYADAVRLYTGAMPIFKAYGDSSFKDCKRASEQEVSVIIKTLQRKVLADSESVQARAEAVMLLNQLNFPVDNLKDKVLKKLEQVLGDMNLESGEVAQLLDNFDESSKKEIVPELSPENSQTVSTREFVEAARAYKVIFPDSREQLIRLMKDLIMKHFEVTQRHIDQQISSTDLLEMLRSIWNNVLVMDEILPEAAFPELSLKGARVAVEHFVTISFSRLLLNITDPLTKLQRRQEGLGEEYSFQGVLEASKKSVIQDSMSVLLDFRQLLEENLGLLLNLNKLIIEWVHRGFQDLFKKLDDQFRSLSGLNTLAGGVTEGSQSEKVLPGIVLVMSELSIFIEQIAIPRITEEMAVSFSESGARGYNSGPVFVSEEICHTFHSASEKFLHLYIKMRMKKISAILRKRFTAPNWLKHKEPREVHMFVDILLQELDAFHC, from the exons ATGGAGGGAGACGAGGCGCCATTGGACGACAAGGCCAAAAGAATGAGAGATCTTTTATCCAGTTTCTACGCTATTGATTCTTCTTCCTCTCATTCCACTGCAACTCTTAATCACCATGCACTTCCTTTTAACGCATCCGCCAGATACGCAACTCTCGATACCATCAACACCGCCTCTTTCGATGCCGATCGATACATGAATCTTCTC GTGCAAAAGTCAAATTTGGACGCGTTGCTTCAGCGACATTTTGAAATGGCTGCTGAGATAAAGAATCTTGACACTGACTTGCAAATGCTGGTTTAtgaaaattataacaaattCATC aGTGCTACAGAATCAATTAAAAG AATGAAAGGCAATATTGTTGGCATGGAAGCTAACATGGAGCAGCTCTTAGAAAAG ATATTATGTGTGCAATCTAGAAGTGATGGGGTGAATACTTCGCTTCACGGAAAGAGAGATCATATAGAGAAAATGCATCGTACCCGCAATCTTCTGCGTAAAGTTCAG TTCATATATGATCTACCAACCAGACTTGGCAAGTGTATCAAAGCTGAAGCCTATGCAGATGCAGTGAGGTTGTATACTGGAGCCATGCCAATTTTCAAG GCATACGGGGACTCATCATTCAAAGACTGTAAGAGAGCTTCTGAACAAGAAGTATCTGTAATTATAAAAACCTTGCAG AGGAAGGTTTTAGCCGATTCTGAGTCCGTACAGGCAAGAGCTGAAGCTGTAATGCTTTTAAATCAGTTAAATTTCCCG GTTGACAATTTGAAAGACAAAGTACTTAAAAAGTTGGAACAAGTCCTTGGGGATATGAATCTTGAGTCCGGAGAAGTAGCTCAACTCCTGGATAATTTTGATGAATCCTCTAAAAAAGAAATCGTTCCCGAATTAAGTCCTGAGAATTCTCAAACG GTATCTACTCGTGAGTTTGTGGAAGCTGCCCGTGCTTATAAAGTAATATTTCCTGATTCGAGAGAGCAACTAATCAGGCTTATGAAGGATTTAATAATGAA GCACTTTGAAGTCACCCAAAGACACATTGACCAACAAATTTCTTCGACAGATCTTTTAGAAATGCTGC GTAGTATCTGGAATAATGTGCTCGTGATGGATGAAATTTTGCCCGAGGCTGCTTTTCCGGAGTTATCTTTAAAG GGTGCCCGTGTTGCTGTCGAGCACTTCGTTACTATTTCATTTTCTCGTCTTCTACTTAATATTACTG ATCCTCTTACGAAACTCCAAAGGAGGCAGGAGGGTCTAGGAGAGGAATACTCTTTTCAGGGTGTTCTAGAGGCCAGTAAAAAATCTGTAATCCAGGACAGTATGAGTGTCTTACTG gaCTTCCGTCAGCTTCTTGAAGAAAATCTGGGCCTGCTTctgaatttaaataaattgattATTGAATGGGTACATCGAGGATTTCAAGACTTGTTCAAAAAACTTGATGATCAGTTCCGATCACTTTCAGGACTAAACACCTTGGCTGGAGGAGTTACAGAGGGTTCACAGAGTGAAAAAGTGCTTCCTGGGATTGTTCTAGTGATGTCTGAACTCTCAATTTTTATTGAACAAATTGCTATACCAAGAATTACAGAG GAGATGGCAGTTTCTTTTTCTGAAAGTGGCGCAAGAGGATATAATTCTGGACCTGTCTTTGTTTCTGAAGAAATTTGTCATACTTTCCATTCAGCGAGTGAAAAGTTCTTGCACCTT TATATAAAAATGAGGATGAAGAAAATATCAGCTATTTTGAGGAAGAGGTTTACAGCGCCAAATTGGTTAAAG CACAAAGAACCTCGAGAAGTTCATATGTTTGTAGATATTTTACTTCAAGAG CTGGATGCTTTCCACTGTTGA
- the LOC108208064 gene encoding pentatricopeptide repeat-containing protein At5g24830 isoform X2, producing the protein MTKLRKLNRATCHRMSMLAKHERIETTVAKAKEFHRLADNMVQLGKEGTLCGARRAGAFVRGNDVIHKLFTELAYRYKDRAGGYTRMLRTRIRIGDAAPMAYIEENKLWAHLGVTGCNFGAYHSQHLAIIKALCLESKLGVALWLRNSMLQNFLVPDVLTHNYLVNGFCKSGDLETAKWIIIGMICRGPSPNCATYNTLMVGYCASNDLDKALDLPSTMNTCAIRPNRVTCNILVHALCNKGLLGEATKLLEQVQC; encoded by the exons ATGACTAAGTTGAGGAAGCTCAATCGAGCTACGTGTCATCGCATGTCTATG CTTGCTAAGCATGAGCGTATCGAAACTACTGTAGCTAAG GCAAAAGAATTTCATCGACTAGCTGACAATATGGTACAGCTCGGAAAGGAG GGCACTCTCTGTGGTGCAAGACGTGCTGGTGCTTTTGTTCGAGGGAATGATGTCATTCACAAGCTATTTACAGAGTTGGCTTATCGATACAA AGATAGAGCAGGTGGATACACAAGAATGCTTCGTACTAGAATACGAATTGGTGATGCTGCACCAATGGCCTATATAGA GGAAAACAAATTATGGGCGCACTTAGGAGTTACTGGCTGTAATTTTGGAGCATATCACTCTCAACATCTGGCTATTATTAAAGCTTTGTGTTTGGAAAGTAAGCTAGGAGTGGCCTTATGGCTTCGAAACAGTATGTTACAGAATTTTTTAGTTCCTGATGTGCTTACGCATAATTACCTTGTAAATGGGTTTTGCAAAAGTGGCGACTTAGAGACAGCGAAATGGATTATTATAGGTATGATATGCAGAGGTCCCTCTCCCAATTGTGCTACCTATAACACTCTAATGGTAGGTTATTGTGCCAGTAATGATTTGGATAAAGCTCTAGATCTTCCATCCACCATGAATACTTGTGCTATAAGACCAAATAGAGTTACTTGTAACATTCTTGTACATGCACTATGCAATAAAGGTTTACTTGGTGAGGCTACAAAactcttagagcaagtccaatgctag
- the LOC108208064 gene encoding pentatricopeptide repeat-containing protein At4g20090 isoform X1, with amino-acid sequence MTKLRKLNRATCHRMSMVRTMVSQLAKHERIETTVAKAKEFHRLADNMVQLGKEGTLCGARRAGAFVRGNDVIHKLFTELAYRYKDRAGGYTRMLRTRIRIGDAAPMAYIEENKLWAHLGVTGCNFGAYHSQHLAIIKALCLESKLGVALWLRNSMLQNFLVPDVLTHNYLVNGFCKSGDLETAKWIIIGMICRGPSPNCATYNTLMVGYCASNDLDKALDLPSTMNTCAIRPNRVTCNILVHALCNKGLLGEATKLLEQVQC; translated from the exons ATGACTAAGTTGAGGAAGCTCAATCGAGCTACGTGTCATCGCATGTCTATGGTCAG AACAATGGTTTCACAGCTTGCTAAGCATGAGCGTATCGAAACTACTGTAGCTAAG GCAAAAGAATTTCATCGACTAGCTGACAATATGGTACAGCTCGGAAAGGAG GGCACTCTCTGTGGTGCAAGACGTGCTGGTGCTTTTGTTCGAGGGAATGATGTCATTCACAAGCTATTTACAGAGTTGGCTTATCGATACAA AGATAGAGCAGGTGGATACACAAGAATGCTTCGTACTAGAATACGAATTGGTGATGCTGCACCAATGGCCTATATAGA GGAAAACAAATTATGGGCGCACTTAGGAGTTACTGGCTGTAATTTTGGAGCATATCACTCTCAACATCTGGCTATTATTAAAGCTTTGTGTTTGGAAAGTAAGCTAGGAGTGGCCTTATGGCTTCGAAACAGTATGTTACAGAATTTTTTAGTTCCTGATGTGCTTACGCATAATTACCTTGTAAATGGGTTTTGCAAAAGTGGCGACTTAGAGACAGCGAAATGGATTATTATAGGTATGATATGCAGAGGTCCCTCTCCCAATTGTGCTACCTATAACACTCTAATGGTAGGTTATTGTGCCAGTAATGATTTGGATAAAGCTCTAGATCTTCCATCCACCATGAATACTTGTGCTATAAGACCAAATAGAGTTACTTGTAACATTCTTGTACATGCACTATGCAATAAAGGTTTACTTGGTGAGGCTACAAAactcttagagcaagtccaatgctag
- the LOC108208064 gene encoding uncharacterized protein LOC108208064 isoform X4, translating into MTKLRKLNRATCHRMSMVRTMVSQLAKHERIETTVAKAKEFHRLADNMVQLGKEGTLCGARRAGAFVRGNDVIHKLFTELAYRYKDRAGGYTRMLRTRIRIGDAAPMAYIDI; encoded by the exons ATGACTAAGTTGAGGAAGCTCAATCGAGCTACGTGTCATCGCATGTCTATGGTCAG AACAATGGTTTCACAGCTTGCTAAGCATGAGCGTATCGAAACTACTGTAGCTAAG GCAAAAGAATTTCATCGACTAGCTGACAATATGGTACAGCTCGGAAAGGAG GGCACTCTCTGTGGTGCAAGACGTGCTGGTGCTTTTGTTCGAGGGAATGATGTCATTCACAAGCTATTTACAGAGTTGGCTTATCGATACAA AGATAGAGCAGGTGGATACACAAGAATGCTTCGTACTAGAATACGAATTGGTGATGCTGCACCAATGGCCTATATAGA TATATAA